One segment of Primulina tabacum isolate GXHZ01 chromosome 14, ASM2559414v2, whole genome shotgun sequence DNA contains the following:
- the LOC142525524 gene encoding uncharacterized protein LOC142525524, which translates to MGYVLRVRLASFFTGAAVSSAAGLYLLHKDYKIAHHAISEQMNGLYKSLDGRLSSLEKLKEVEAPNRVEAAE; encoded by the exons ATGGGTTATGTGCTGCGAGTGAGGCTTGCGTCGTTCTTCACCGGCGCCGCCGTCTCATCTGCCGCGGGTCTCTATTTATTGCACAAGGATTATAAGATAGCTCACCACGCCATTTCTGAACAG atgaATGGCCTTTATAAATCTCTGGATGGACGTCTGTCATCTTTGGAGAAGTTAAAAGAAGTTGAGGCACCAAATCGTGTCGAAGCTGCTGAGTAG
- the LOC142524598 gene encoding endoglucanase 1-like, whose amino-acid sequence MSSCSSTINVIMHVLCFSLYLLILSCSAFTSQDYSEALEKSILFFEGQRSGRLTSNQRLAWRGDSGLSDGSTNHVDLVGGYYDAGDNVKFGLPMAFTTTLLAWSVIEFGYSMQNQLENAEEALRWGTDYLLKAATATPATLYVQVGDPNMDHRCWERPEDMDTPRNVYKVSPQNPGSDVAAETAAALAAASIVFKDSDPPYSKKLLNTAMKLFDFADRYKGAYSDSLGSVVCPFYCSYSGYHDELLWGASWIHRASENASYLAYIQSNGVTLGADEDDYSFSWDDKRAGTKVLLSKAFLELNVQEFQLYKVHSDNYICSLIPGSPNFQAQYTPGGLFYKGSESNLQYVTTSSFLILTYAKYLNSNGGVITCGISTITSENLVALAKKQVDYILGENPSKMSYMVGFGQRYPLRIHHRGSSLPSVHDHSAHIGCGDGFQYLYSSSPNPNVLVGAIIGGPDNRDNFWNDRNNYQQSEPATYINAPFVGVLAFFSQELSAL is encoded by the exons atgtcatCTTGTTCCTCAACAATAAATGTTATCATGCATGTTCTTTGCTTCTCTCTATACTTGCTTATTCTATCTTGTTCTGCCTTCACTTCCCAAGATTATTCGGAAGCCCTCGAGAAATCGATCCTCTTCTTTGAGGGCCAGAGATCAGGGAGATTAACCTCGAATCAACGTCTCGCATGGAGGGGTGATTCAGGGCTATCTGATGGCTCTACCAACCAT GTTGATCTCGTAGGAGGATACTATGATGCAGGGGACAACGTCAAATTCGGATTGCCAATGGCTTTTACAACGACACTACTAGCATGGAGTGTCATTGAATTTGGTTACTCTATGCAAAATCAACTAGAAAACGCCGAGGAGGCCCTTCGTTGGGGAACGGATTATCTCTTAAAAGCAGCCACAGCCACTCCAGCCACCTTATACGTTCAA GTGGGAGACCCTAACATGGATCACCGTTGCTGGGAAAGACCCGAGGACATGGACACACCACGCAATGTGTACAAGGTTTCGCCTCAGAATCCTGGGTCCGACGTAGCAGCCGAGACAGCTGCAGCACTGGCAGCTGCCTCGATCGTGTTCAAAGATTCAGATCCTCCTTATTCCAAGAAACTACTCAACACAGCAATGAAG TTGTTCGATTTTGCTGATAGGTACAAAGGTGCTTACAGTGACTCTCTTGGTTCCGTTGTCTGTCCGTTTTACTGCTCCTATTCAGGATATCAT GATGAGCTTTTGTGGGGAGCATCATGGATTCATAGAGCTTCGGAAAATGCCTCGTATTTGGCTTACATTCAGTCAAACGGTGTCACACTTGGGGCCGATGAAGACGATTATTCCTTCAGTTGGGATGACAAGCGAGCTGGAACCAAAGTTTTACTATCCAAG GCCTTCTTAGAATTGAATGTTCAAGAATTTCAACTGTACAAAGTGCATTCAGACAATTACATATGTTCTCTGATCCCTGGATCACCCAATTTTCAGGCACAGTATACTCCAG GGGGACTTTTCTACAAGGGAAGTGAAAGCAATCTCCAATATGTAACCACATCAAGCTTCCTCATTCTAACGTATGCCAAATATCTCAACTCAAATGGAGGAGTAATAACTTGTGGGATTTCTACCATCACCTCTGAAAACCTTGTGGCCTTAGCCAAGAAGCAAGTCGATTACATATTAGGCGAAAATCCGTCCAAAATGTCCTATATGGTTGGATTCGGGCAGAGATACCCGTTACGTATACATCACAGAGGTTCTTCCTTACCATCTGTGCATGATCACTCAGCTCACATCGGATGTGGCGATGGATTCCAATACCTGTACTCTTCTTCTCCTAATCCGAACGTTCTCGTAGGAGCCATCATAGGTGGTCCAGACAATCGAGATAATTTTTGGAATGATAGAAATAATTATCAACAATCTGAGCCTGCCACTTATATCAATGCTCCATTTGTTGGAGTCTTGGCTTTCTTTTCACAAGAATTATCAGCACTGTAG
- the LOC142524347 gene encoding beta-1,6-galactosyltransferase GALT31A-like isoform X1, translated as MGLILGSRPKYKAGNGGNSKGVSAKWVSVLCIFSFCLGVLVVNRFWTLPNLIDSEKIDISVRKYVTGDIYPASRCERKKEPFDIVSQVSQTNNIITTLDKTISSLEMQLVAARAAKAEKEEKHSGTESGLEASNNHPKLLFAMGIMTAFSSRKRRDSIRDTWMPQGEYLNNLEKEKGIIIRFVIGHSAAPGGVLDRAIDAEDAQHRDFLRLNHVEGYHELSAKTQIYFSTAAAKWDANFYIKVDDDVHVNLGTISSLLARYLLKPRVYIGCMKSGPVLAHKGVKYHEPEYWKFGEEGNKYFRHATGQIYAISKDLATYISVNREVLHRYANEDVSLGSWFIGLDVEHIDDRSLCCGTPPDCEWKTQAGNPCGASFDWSCSGVCKSVERMEIVHQRCGEGSFGINSSF; from the exons ATGGGGTTAATCCTCGGGAGCAGACCTAAGTATAAGGCTGGCAATGGCGGAAATAGTAAAGGTGTTTCCGCCAAATGGGTCTCCGTGTTGTGCATTTTTAGCTTCTGTTTGGGAGTTCTCGTCGTTAATAG ATTCTGGACCCTACCAAATTTAATCGATTCGGAGAAGATCGATATATCTGTGAGGAAATATGTGACTGGTGACATTTATCCTGCCTCTAGATGTGAGAGAAAG AAAGAACCTTTTGACATAGTTTCTCAAGTTTCACAAACAAACAACATAATAAC GACATTAGATAAAACCATATCTTCCCTAGAAATGCAGCTAGTTGCTGCAAGAGCAGCTAAAGCCGAAAAAGAGGAAAAACATAGCGGCACTGAGTCAGGACTAGAGGCATCAAATAATCATCCAAAGTTACTCTTTGCCATGGGGATCATGACTGCATTCAGCAGCAGAAAACGCAGGGATTCCATTCGAGATACGTGGATGCCTCaag GAGAGTATTTAAATAATCTGGAGAAAGAGAAAGGGATCATCATACGATTTGTGATAGGGCACAG TGCTGCACCTGGTGGGGTTTTGGATCGGGCTATTGATGCTGAAGATGCACAGCACAGGGATTTCTTGCGATTG AACCACGTAGAAGGGTATCATGAATTGTCTGCGAAAACCCAAATTTACTTTTCAACCGCTGCTGCCAAGTGGGATGCCAACTTCTATATTAAAGTTGACGATGATGTACATGTCAATCTTG GTACCATAAGTTCTTTGTTAGCCCGCTATCTGTTGAAACCCCGTGTTTATATTGGTTGCATGAAGTCTGGACCTGTCCTTGCACATAA AGGAGTCAAGTACCATGAACCAGAATACTGGAAATTTGGCGAAGAAGGAAACAAGTATTTTAGACACGCAACAGGACAAATTTATGCAATCTCCAAAGATTTGGCTACCTATATTTCTGTTAACAG AGAAGTACTTCATAGGTATGCAAACGAAGATGTATCTCTTGGATCTTGGTTCATTGGTCTTGATGTTGAGCATATTGATGATCGAAGCCTGTGCTGTGGAACTCCCCCTG ATTGCGAGTGGAAGACGCAGGCCGGAAACCCTTGTGGTGCGTCATTTGATTGGAGCTGTAGCGGTGTATGCAAGTCAGTTGAAAGGATGGAAATAGTTCATCAGCGTTGTGGCGAGGGCTCATTTGGGATCAATTCCAGTTTTTGA
- the LOC142524572 gene encoding putative lysophospholipase BODYGUARD 3, with product MGTKDKIKSFFTLSGRFLNEIFSFLVFTLLDLLDFVLCYVYKMADFFMEAEFKPCYCWSAKEAITSYNGKILVSEQRESRTLHLTWNKLQLEEISDTLYTRPSLMSDISKSSIIHSSKKLNTRAGAVRSTYTVNSTSVRMLQERVTGPKQTFPIPRWSDCDCKTCTSWMTSCKNTLYVKVDEPKDNVQENVLFIHGFISSSAFWTETLYPNFSKNAKSKYRLLAVDLLGFGRSPKPDDSLYTLREHLEMIESSVLEPYNVKSFHIVAHSLGCILALALAVKHPASVKSLTLLAPPYFPAPKGEQPAQYTMRKVAPRRVWPLISFGASVACWYEHLSRTVCILLARNHRLWDFLTKLITRNRTRTYLIEGFFCHTHTAAWHTLHNIICGAAAKMEGYLDEVKNTLKCDITIYHGEDDELIPVECSYNVKSRIPRSHVKIIENKDHITIVVGRQKTFARELEEIWKNASG from the exons ATGGGAACTAAGgacaaaatcaaatcattttttaCATTGTCAGGCAGATTCTTGAATGAAATCTTTAGTTTTCTAGTGTTCACTCTGCTAGACCTCTTAGATTTCGTGCTTTGTTACGTGTACAAAATGGCTGATTTTTTCATGGAAGCAGAATTCAAGCCATGTTATTGCTGGTCAGCAAAAGAAGCAATCACATCTTACAATGGGAAGATCTTAGTATCCGAGCAAAGGGAATCGAGAACACTTCATTTAACTTGGAACAAACTGCAACTCGAAGAAATTTCCGACACCCTCTACACACGCCCCTCCTTGATGTCCGACATATCAAAGTCTAGTATCATACATtcctcaaagaagctcaacacACGAGCCGGAGCCGTACGATCTACGTACACGGTAAATTCGACCAGTGTTCGAATGCTGCAAGAGAGGGTTACTGGTCCGAAGCAGACATTCCCTATTCCAAGGTGGTCTGATTGCGATTGCAAGACTTGCACTTCTTGGATGACTTCTTGTAAAAACACACTTTATGTCAAAGTTGATGAACCCAAAG ACAATGTGCAAGAAAATGTGTTGTTCATTCATGGATTCATATCATCGTCAGCGTTTTGGACCGAAACATTGTACCCTAACTTCTCAAAGAATGCAAAATCAAAGTATAGACTACTTGCAGTGGATCTGCTTGGTTTCGGGAGAAGCCCGAAACCAGATGATTCTTTGTACACTCTAAGGGAACATCTGGAGATGATCGAGAGCTCTGTTCTTGAACCTTACAATGTAAAATCTTTCCACATTGTGGCACATTCTTTGGGCTGCATTTTAGCTCTTGCACTTGCTGTCAAGCATCCGGCCTCTGTCAAGTCATTAACTTTACTTGCTCCG CCATATTTTCCAGCACCAAAGGGCGAGCAGCCTGCACAGTACACCATGAGGAAGGTGGCCCCACGGCGCGTGTGGCCACTCATATCTTTCGGAGCGTCGGTTGCTTGCTGGTACGAACACCTCAGCCGCACCGTCTGTATACTTCTGGCCAGGAACCACCGTCTCTGGGATTTCCTTACCAAATTGATCACCAGGAATAG GACTAGAACATACTTGATCGAGGGATTCTTCTGTCACACACACACCGCGGCGTGGCATACGCTACACAACATAATCTGTGGTGCCGCCGCGAAGATGGAAGGATACTTGGACGAGGTCAAAAATACACTCAAATGCGACATCACCATATATCATGGCGAAGACGACGAGTTGATCCCAGTCGAATGTAGTTACAATGTCAAATCCAGAATCCCACGATCCCACGTTAAAATTATCGAAAACAAGGATCATATTACGATAGTTGTCGGGAGGCAGAAGACTTTTGCGAGGGAGCTCGAAGAAATATGGAAGAATGCGAGTGGTTAA
- the LOC142524347 gene encoding beta-1,6-galactosyltransferase GALT31A-like isoform X2, protein MGLILGSRPKYKAGNGGNSKGVSAKWVSVLCIFSFCLGVLVVNRFWTLPNLIDSEKIDISVRKYVTGDIYPASRCERKKEPFDIVSQVSQTNNIITTLDKTISSLEMQLVAARAAKAEKEEKHSGTESGLEASNNHPKLLFAMGIMTAFSSRKRRDSIRDTWMPQGEYLNNLEKEKGIIIRFVIGHSAAPGGVLDRAIDAEDAQHRDFLRLNHVEGYHELSAKTQIYFSTAAAKWDANFYIKVDDDVHVNLGTISSLLARYLLKPRVYIGCMKSGPVLAHKGVKYHEPEYWKFGEEGNKYFRHATGQIYAISKDLATYISVNRRTAE, encoded by the exons ATGGGGTTAATCCTCGGGAGCAGACCTAAGTATAAGGCTGGCAATGGCGGAAATAGTAAAGGTGTTTCCGCCAAATGGGTCTCCGTGTTGTGCATTTTTAGCTTCTGTTTGGGAGTTCTCGTCGTTAATAG ATTCTGGACCCTACCAAATTTAATCGATTCGGAGAAGATCGATATATCTGTGAGGAAATATGTGACTGGTGACATTTATCCTGCCTCTAGATGTGAGAGAAAG AAAGAACCTTTTGACATAGTTTCTCAAGTTTCACAAACAAACAACATAATAAC GACATTAGATAAAACCATATCTTCCCTAGAAATGCAGCTAGTTGCTGCAAGAGCAGCTAAAGCCGAAAAAGAGGAAAAACATAGCGGCACTGAGTCAGGACTAGAGGCATCAAATAATCATCCAAAGTTACTCTTTGCCATGGGGATCATGACTGCATTCAGCAGCAGAAAACGCAGGGATTCCATTCGAGATACGTGGATGCCTCaag GAGAGTATTTAAATAATCTGGAGAAAGAGAAAGGGATCATCATACGATTTGTGATAGGGCACAG TGCTGCACCTGGTGGGGTTTTGGATCGGGCTATTGATGCTGAAGATGCACAGCACAGGGATTTCTTGCGATTG AACCACGTAGAAGGGTATCATGAATTGTCTGCGAAAACCCAAATTTACTTTTCAACCGCTGCTGCCAAGTGGGATGCCAACTTCTATATTAAAGTTGACGATGATGTACATGTCAATCTTG GTACCATAAGTTCTTTGTTAGCCCGCTATCTGTTGAAACCCCGTGTTTATATTGGTTGCATGAAGTCTGGACCTGTCCTTGCACATAA AGGAGTCAAGTACCATGAACCAGAATACTGGAAATTTGGCGAAGAAGGAAACAAGTATTTTAGACACGCAACAGGACAAATTTATGCAATCTCCAAAGATTTGGCTACCTATATTTCTGTTAACAG GCGTACAGCCGAATAG
- the LOC142524781 gene encoding uncharacterized protein LOC142524781, with protein sequence MSYTNNSANIYMGNCLIGGMGDGEKSAVIKVTTLNGGIMEFHAPVTAESITDEFPGHGIFPSHDLFWKPLPHSQLLTAGESYHLLPLLDNIVTSGGTVSKAARLGHVRSNSAPDQPGAAAAPYRMSFHSPVGLTKKSAVSRAAARGFWKVKLVISPEQLMEILSEEEKTEELIESVRTVGKCGSCVYGSDEWSFCSSRNAASNSNKDASLLLDF encoded by the coding sequence ATGTCATATACGAACAATTCAGCTAATATATATATGGGGAATTGCTTGATCGGAGGGATGGGAGACGGCGAAAAGTCTGCCGTTATCAAAGTTACGACGTTAAACGGTGGCATAATGGAATTCCACGCCCCTGTAACGGCGGAATCCATCACAGACGAGTTTCCCGGTCACGGAATATTCCCGAGCCACGACCTCTTCTGGAAGCCGTTACCCCACAGCCAACTCCTCACCGCCGGAGAGTCCTACCACTTGCTTCCGCTGCTGGACAACATCGTTACAAGCGGCGGTACTGTATCAAAAGCGGCGAGGTTGGGGCACGTGAGATCTAACAGCGCCCCGGATCAACCCGGTGCGGCCGCGGCGCCCTACAGGATGTCGTTTCACAGCCCAGTTGGGCTCACGAAGAAGTCAGCCGTATCAAGGGCGGCGGCGCGTGGGTTCTGGAAAGTGAAGCTGGTTATCAGCCCGGAGCAGTTGATGGAGATATTATCGGAGGAGGAGAAGACGGAGGAGCTCATTGAGAGCGTACGAACTGTGGGGAAGTGTGGGAGCTGCGTGTACGGATCTGACGAGTGGAGCTTTTGTAGCAGTAGAAATGCGGCTTCTAATTCTAACAAAGATGCATCCTTATTATTAGACTTTTAG
- the LOC142525314 gene encoding glucan endo-1,3-beta-glucosidase 11-like: protein MNLVLLLRRCSTFLLIISVSVATFSIPASVCIGINYGQIANNLPHPEDVKPLLKSIGASRVKLYDADPRVLKAFANSGLEFIVGLGNEYLAKVRDPKQALSWVKTNVQSYLPSTKITSIVVGNEILTLNDSVLSSNLLPAMESIHGALVSLDLDKQVMVTTAHNLGVLDVSYPPSSGSFRRDLTQKLSAILDFHCKVGTPFLINAYPYFAYKANPKQVSLDFVLFEARPGTNLVDPVSGLHYDNMFHAQIDAAYSAIEKLGYKNVCLQISETGWPSKGDADEAGATPENAGKYNGNLLKLIAEKKGTPMRPNLNLNVHLFALFNENLKPGPTSERNFGLFKPDGAPVYNLGFNVTGLQSTNSSGQATPSSSSPPWSGTTSSGYLSISANQAGKLCSRCSLLLEWLMVSAAMAFTHL from the exons ATGAACCTCGTTCTCCTTCTTCGCCGTTGCTCCACGTTTCTACTCATTATTTCAG TATCAGTAGCAACCTTCTCGATACCAGCTTCGGTATGTATTGGAATAAACTACGGGCAGATAGCCAACAATTTACCTCACCCGGAGGACGTGAAGCCTCTCCTCAAATCCATCGGCGCCTCCAGAGTCAAGCTCTACGACGCTGACCCACGCGTCCTCAAAGCATTTGCCAACTCGGGCCTCGAGTTCATAGTCGGCCTCGGCAACGAGTACTTGGCCAAGGTTAGGGACCCCAAGCAAGCCCTATCCTGGGTCAAGACCAACGTCCAATCCTACTTACCCTCCACCAAAATCACCTCCATTGTTGTCGGAAATGAAATCCTCACCTTGAACGACTCCGTTCTCTCCTCTAATCTCCTCCCCGCCATGGAAAGCATCCACGGGGCTCTGGTTTCCCTCGACCTCGACAAGCAAGTTATGGTTACTACAGCTCACAATTTGGGCGTCTTGGATGTTTCTTATCCTCCCTCATCCGGGTCGTTTCGCCGAGATCTTACTCAAAAGCTCTCCGCCATTTTGGATTTTCACTGCAAAGTGGGCACCCCGTTTTTAATCAATGCCTATCCTTACTTTGCCTACAAGGCCAATCCCAAGCAAGTTTCGTTAGATTTCGTACTGTTCGAAGCACGTCCCGGTACAAATTTAGTGGATCCGGTTTCTGGCCTGCATTACGACAACATGTTTCACGCGCAGATTGACGCTGCATATTCAGCCATTGAAAAGCTCGGTTACAAAAACGTGTGCTTGCAGATCTCGGAAACAGGGTGGCCGTCCAAGGGGGATGCAGATGAGGCCGGGGCCACGCCGGAAAACGCTGGCAAGTATAACGGGAACTTGCTGAAATTGATCGCTGAGAAGAAAGGGACTCCGATGCGGCCcaatttgaatttgaatgtTCATTTATTCGCGTTGTTTAATGAGAATTTGAAGCCAGGCCCGACTTCGGAACGGAATTTCGGGCTCTTCAAGCCCGATGGGGCTCCAGTGTATAATCTGGGATTCAATGTGACGGGGTTGCAGAGTACTAACAGCTCCGGGCAAGCGACACCCTCTTCTTCTTCGCCGCCGTGGAGTGGGACCACGTCCTCCGGCTATTTGTCCATTTCCGCTAATCAAGCT GGGAAGCTTTGTTCAAGATGTTCATTGCTATTAGAGTGGTTGATGGTTTCTGCTGCCATGGCTTTCACCCATTTGTAA